A genomic region of Serratia fonticola contains the following coding sequences:
- a CDS encoding YaeF family permuted papain-like enzyme: MRLLCHSVLLLPMLLTSCTMDIALSEKEKRTPLLPVDIQFQSISSAPRDTFREVDQDDLQAGDLLFSSSVGLKSLGIRLFSASSVSHVAVYIGQGQVAEAVGDGVQIVSLEDARAHSDKLFALRMPDLTADQTAKIRQFAQQKAGSQYNYQGIVEMMPFMLTKQLCSLNPFSKEFRQQCVKGLAAAQLSTPTGSESSYFCSQFVLAAFEQAGQPLTLASSGWVSPGDLLHMREGDIATLAPNEALTYVGHIKPGIYLRARALASNHSPDAASPSLQEKNANIF, encoded by the coding sequence ATGCGATTACTCTGTCATTCTGTCTTACTGCTGCCCATGTTATTGACGAGCTGTACCATGGACATTGCGCTATCAGAAAAAGAGAAGCGCACGCCTCTTCTCCCGGTAGATATTCAGTTTCAATCCATCAGTTCCGCCCCCCGGGATACCTTCCGCGAAGTGGATCAAGATGACTTGCAGGCGGGCGATCTGCTGTTCTCTTCTTCCGTCGGCCTGAAGTCACTCGGGATACGCCTGTTCAGTGCCTCTTCTGTCAGCCATGTCGCTGTCTATATTGGTCAAGGTCAGGTTGCCGAAGCCGTGGGTGATGGCGTGCAAATTGTCAGTCTGGAAGATGCTCGAGCCCACAGCGACAAGCTATTCGCTTTACGCATGCCGGATTTAACCGCAGATCAAACAGCCAAGATCCGTCAGTTCGCGCAGCAAAAGGCCGGTAGCCAATATAACTACCAGGGGATCGTCGAGATGATGCCCTTTATGCTGACCAAACAGCTTTGCTCGCTGAATCCCTTTTCAAAGGAGTTCCGCCAACAGTGCGTGAAGGGGTTGGCAGCCGCCCAGCTCAGTACGCCAACGGGTAGCGAGTCCAGCTATTTCTGTTCGCAGTTTGTGCTCGCCGCTTTTGAGCAAGCAGGGCAACCACTGACGCTAGCCTCATCCGGCTGGGTCAGCCCAGGTGATTTACTGCATATGCGCGAAGGGGATATTGCCACTCTGGCACCTAATGAGGCGCTGACTTATGTCGGTCATATCAAGCCAGGCATTTATTTACGGGCAAGAGCGTTAGCCAGTAATCATTCACCAGACGCCGCCTCCCCTTCTCTACAAGAAAAAAACGCCAATATATTCTGA